The following proteins are encoded in a genomic region of Nocardioides sp. cx-173:
- a CDS encoding 50S ribosomal protein bL37 — MGKTGRKRRARKKKAANHGKRPNA, encoded by the coding sequence ATGGGCAAGACCGGACGCAAGCGCCGCGCTCGCAAGAAGAAGGCCGCCAACCACGGCAAGCGCCCCAACGCCTGA
- a CDS encoding TerD family protein produces the protein MIELTQGQELPLTTPDGRPLGRIQVGLGWDKIPTAGVIGTGAPDVDLDASAVQFAGKRLFDLAFYNNLATRDGSVVHRGDNKTGTGEGDDEVIDVDLARVYGPVDTIVLLVSSYQGHSLTWVDRAYVRIVDEEGVELARYRLTAGVPETGVVMAKLVRTGTGWTLVAIGKGIAVKVPTESVAVLQPYL, from the coding sequence GTGATCGAGCTGACCCAGGGCCAGGAGCTGCCCCTCACCACGCCCGACGGCAGGCCGCTGGGCCGGATCCAGGTCGGGCTCGGCTGGGACAAGATCCCCACGGCCGGCGTCATCGGCACCGGCGCTCCGGACGTCGACCTGGACGCCTCGGCGGTGCAGTTCGCCGGGAAGCGGCTCTTCGACCTGGCCTTCTACAACAACCTGGCGACCCGCGACGGCTCCGTGGTGCATCGGGGCGACAACAAGACGGGGACGGGCGAGGGCGACGACGAGGTGATCGACGTCGACCTGGCGCGCGTCTACGGCCCGGTCGACACCATCGTGCTGCTGGTCAGCAGCTACCAGGGCCACAGTCTCACCTGGGTCGATCGCGCCTACGTCCGCATCGTCGACGAGGAGGGCGTCGAGCTCGCCCGGTACCGGCTCACCGCCGGCGTCCCCGAGACGGGTGTCGTCATGGCCAAGCTGGTCCGCACCGGCACCGGCTGGACGCTCGTCGCCATCGGCAAGGGCATCGCCGTCAAGGTCCCCACCGAGTCCGTCGCGGTGCTCCAGCCCTACCTCTGA
- a CDS encoding pseudouridine synthase, which yields MGAWLRHRLDGRTDVDGMLVGGRFVYDDLRAVQEEDPYAPHTFVWFHRDLREEPEVPGELRVLHRDERIVVVDKPAFLATIPRGRHVRQSVVVRLRDELGLPEVSPLHRLDRVTSGVLLLATEKRWRGPYQVMFERGTVRKTYRALAPWREELSLPVTVRDHLRKTRGEWRAEVVPGLPPNAETLVEVESRDGDLAVYRLTPRTGRTHQLRLHLHGLGIPIVDDPLYPVVRETSVDDFSRPLQLLASELAFTDPVDGSARRFVSGQRLPVSAGRPQGRPADVGGGE from the coding sequence ATGGGCGCCTGGCTGCGCCACCGGCTCGACGGACGCACCGACGTCGACGGGATGCTGGTCGGTGGTCGCTTCGTGTACGACGACCTGCGAGCGGTGCAGGAGGAGGACCCCTATGCGCCGCACACGTTCGTGTGGTTCCACCGGGACCTGCGCGAGGAGCCCGAGGTGCCGGGCGAGCTGCGCGTGCTGCACCGCGACGAGCGGATCGTGGTCGTCGACAAGCCGGCGTTCCTGGCCACGATCCCCCGGGGTCGGCACGTGCGCCAGAGCGTGGTGGTGCGGCTGCGCGACGAGCTGGGGCTGCCCGAGGTGTCTCCCCTGCACCGGCTGGACCGGGTCACGTCCGGGGTCCTGCTGCTCGCCACGGAGAAGCGCTGGCGCGGCCCCTACCAGGTGATGTTCGAGCGCGGCACCGTCCGCAAGACCTACCGGGCCCTGGCGCCGTGGCGCGAGGAGCTCTCACTGCCGGTGACCGTCCGCGACCACCTGCGCAAGACCCGCGGCGAGTGGCGGGCGGAGGTCGTGCCGGGGCTGCCGCCCAACGCCGAGACGCTGGTCGAGGTCGAGTCGCGCGACGGCGACCTGGCCGTCTACCGGCTCACGCCACGCACCGGTCGCACCCACCAGCTGCGGCTGCACCTGCACGGCCTGGGCATCCCGATCGTCGACGACCCGCTCTACCCCGTCGTGCGGGAGACCTCCGTCGACGACTTCTCCCGCCCGCTCCAGCTCCTGGCGAGCGAGCTGGCGTTCACCGACCCGGTCGACGGGTCGGCGCGCCGGTTCGTGAGCGGGCAGCGGCTCCCGGTGTCGGCGGGCCGTCCCCAAGGCCGGCCCGCCGACGTAGGGGGCGGTGAGTAG
- a CDS encoding BTAD domain-containing putative transcriptional regulator, whose translation MGEVFVRVLGEVSLSRRSTPVPLPPKLRLLLALLVANLRDGLTGDQLVDALYDGRPPKTAPAALRVHLSKLRDALEPDRQHAASSRLARVNGRWRLRLEADEYDVGLVQAGVRAEVLRSLDAEAFPGVSGVLVEDERSRLDLVRTQAGRALVARLLDEGRADQARAALERLGRDHPYDEGLAALEARARFQLSGPEPALAGLREFRALLATELGLDASPVIDAVEQALLANAPSLGPTLSPRGPAAESRLVGRDDLVRTLRGLLAPPPAPPPAPPPAQQPAQPRVLCLVGEAGIGKTALLGELAGQGAVQVSARGSTPFALVHGILSALEPPDEDPAWRALREHAAGLGDGLGPAVLPLAVEDLLRSRLPAGVVLLVDDAERPDGPSLDLLRRLPEASYRLVLARRPTADDPWAAWQPTKVVLPPLTLEQCRTLAERIDPTAVPDDETLKATGGIPLLVEHATLPGDAHRALHERVLSDQSPAAVELALALAVAEAPLPASVACASHGREALEELLVSRIVVDEGALVALAHPMLSEALRATLGPARSVDLLRRLLEVGPPALSLGRAVPRYRDWLPPEVVSEWAVAAGAASLHAGDAASALDHYRLVDRPGDPLWPQARHGVARAHLVAGQVADARRVLLEVMGRSRRDGQDERLLAALDDYVGMLAPQSADAAVVGAFAGWLRERDRLDETSRVVLLDLWAAAASADELETRTKDLLAECERVGTPRALLTSLTAQWRLSFHRGEPARHRLPLSQAAVELARQIGDDALLVYGLRHRVDDLMACCQAGPARAAREELRAVATRAYSAHGRWWTALLDVERELREGDPDTALAAAAAAHAEWARMPIETRDDVVQLQTFVGLFLTGRHDELGAALAEVARGPMSHEIEDGLLEAAAVMLDAAAGRASADEVRRRVTAVLAGPARWRRSAELYLAARAAIAVGVDPPGLRAALAPYAGSWVLLGTSVATLGPVDTVLAGLHDLAGAPALAESCRASARFDSRAMRAPWWERDVDTMEARR comes from the coding sequence ATGGGTGAGGTTTTCGTCAGGGTGCTGGGCGAGGTCTCGCTCTCCCGGCGAAGCACACCCGTGCCGCTCCCGCCGAAGCTGCGGCTGCTGCTCGCCCTCCTGGTCGCCAACCTGCGCGACGGGCTCACCGGCGACCAGCTCGTCGACGCCCTGTACGACGGCCGGCCGCCCAAGACCGCACCGGCGGCGCTGCGGGTGCACCTGTCGAAGCTCAGGGACGCGCTGGAGCCGGACCGCCAGCATGCGGCGTCGAGCAGGCTGGCCCGGGTCAACGGCCGGTGGCGCCTGCGACTGGAGGCCGACGAGTACGACGTCGGGCTGGTCCAGGCGGGCGTCCGCGCCGAGGTGCTCCGCTCACTGGACGCCGAGGCCTTCCCGGGGGTGAGCGGGGTGCTCGTCGAGGATGAGCGCAGTCGCCTCGACCTGGTGCGGACCCAGGCCGGCCGTGCTCTGGTCGCCCGTCTGCTCGACGAGGGGCGCGCCGACCAGGCGCGAGCGGCTCTCGAGCGCCTGGGCCGCGACCACCCCTACGACGAGGGCCTCGCCGCGCTCGAGGCGCGTGCGCGGTTCCAGCTCTCGGGCCCCGAGCCGGCGCTGGCGGGGCTGCGCGAGTTCCGAGCGTTGCTGGCGACGGAGCTCGGCCTCGACGCGTCCCCCGTGATCGACGCGGTCGAGCAGGCGCTGCTCGCCAACGCCCCGAGCCTCGGACCGACCTTGTCGCCGCGAGGTCCGGCTGCCGAGTCGCGGCTGGTGGGACGTGACGACCTGGTGCGGACGCTGCGCGGACTGCTCGCCCCACCACCAGCCCCACCACCAGCCCCACCACCAGCCCAGCAACCGGCCCAGCCGCGGGTGCTGTGCCTGGTCGGGGAGGCCGGGATCGGCAAGACGGCGCTCCTGGGTGAGCTCGCCGGCCAGGGCGCCGTGCAGGTCTCGGCGAGAGGGAGCACGCCGTTCGCCCTGGTGCACGGCATCCTGTCCGCGCTCGAGCCGCCCGACGAGGACCCGGCCTGGCGCGCCCTGCGCGAGCACGCGGCGGGCCTGGGCGACGGCCTCGGTCCCGCGGTGCTGCCGCTGGCGGTCGAGGACCTGCTGCGCTCCCGCCTGCCCGCGGGCGTCGTCCTGCTCGTCGACGATGCCGAGCGCCCGGACGGCCCCAGCCTCGACCTGCTGCGCCGGCTGCCCGAGGCGTCCTACCGCCTGGTGCTGGCCCGCCGGCCGACCGCCGACGATCCCTGGGCGGCGTGGCAGCCGACCAAGGTGGTGCTGCCCCCGCTCACCCTCGAGCAGTGCCGGACCCTCGCCGAGCGCATCGACCCGACCGCGGTCCCCGACGACGAGACGCTCAAGGCGACCGGCGGGATCCCGCTGCTGGTCGAGCACGCCACCCTGCCCGGTGACGCCCATCGGGCCCTCCACGAGCGGGTGCTGAGCGACCAGTCGCCGGCGGCGGTGGAGCTCGCGCTCGCGCTGGCGGTCGCCGAAGCCCCGCTGCCGGCGTCCGTCGCCTGTGCCTCGCACGGCCGTGAGGCCCTCGAGGAGCTGCTGGTGAGCAGGATCGTGGTGGACGAGGGCGCCCTGGTGGCGCTCGCGCACCCGATGCTGTCGGAGGCCCTGCGCGCCACCCTGGGGCCGGCGCGGTCCGTGGACCTGCTCCGCCGGCTGCTCGAGGTCGGGCCGCCCGCCCTCTCGCTGGGCCGGGCGGTGCCGAGGTATCGCGACTGGCTGCCTCCCGAGGTCGTCAGCGAGTGGGCTGTGGCTGCCGGCGCGGCCTCGCTCCACGCCGGTGACGCCGCCTCGGCCCTCGACCACTACCGGCTGGTGGATCGGCCCGGCGACCCGCTCTGGCCGCAGGCGCGCCACGGCGTCGCCCGGGCGCATCTGGTGGCCGGTCAGGTGGCCGACGCGCGCCGGGTGCTGCTCGAGGTGATGGGGAGGTCTCGCCGCGACGGGCAGGACGAGCGGCTGCTGGCCGCACTCGACGACTACGTCGGGATGCTCGCTCCGCAGTCCGCCGACGCCGCCGTGGTCGGCGCCTTCGCCGGGTGGCTGCGCGAGCGCGATCGCCTCGACGAGACGAGCCGGGTCGTCCTGCTCGACCTCTGGGCAGCGGCGGCGTCGGCAGACGAGCTGGAGACCCGCACCAAGGACCTCCTCGCCGAGTGCGAGCGGGTGGGCACACCCCGGGCGCTGCTGACCTCGCTCACCGCGCAGTGGCGGCTCTCCTTCCACCGTGGGGAGCCGGCGCGCCATCGCCTGCCCCTCTCCCAGGCCGCGGTGGAGCTCGCGCGGCAGATCGGCGACGACGCCCTGCTCGTGTACGGGCTGCGGCACCGGGTCGACGACCTCATGGCCTGCTGCCAGGCGGGACCCGCGAGGGCGGCGCGCGAGGAGCTGCGGGCGGTCGCGACCCGCGCCTACAGCGCGCACGGCCGGTGGTGGACGGCGCTGCTCGACGTGGAGCGCGAGCTGCGCGAGGGCGACCCGGACACCGCGCTGGCGGCCGCGGCAGCCGCCCACGCCGAGTGGGCGCGGATGCCCATCGAGACGCGCGACGACGTCGTCCAGCTCCAGACCTTCGTCGGCCTCTTCCTCACCGGCCGTCACGACGAGCTCGGGGCGGCGCTGGCCGAGGTCGCCCGCGGACCCATGTCCCACGAGATCGAGGACGGACTGCTCGAGGCCGCGGCGGTGATGCTCGACGCTGCGGCCGGGCGGGCGTCCGCGGACGAGGTGAGACGCCGCGTGACCGCGGTGCTGGCCGGTCCGGCGCGCTGGCGGCGCTCGGCGGAGCTGTACCTCGCCGCGCGGGCGGCCATCGCCGTGGGCGTCGACCCGCCGGGGCTGCGGGCCGCGCTGGCGCCGTACGCCGGCTCCTGGGTCCTGCTCGGCACGTCGGTCGCGACCCTCGGCCCGGTGGACACGGTCCTGGCCGGTCTGCACGACCTCGCCGGCGCGCCGGCCCTTGCGGAGTCGTGCCGTGCGAGCGCACGCTTCGACTCCAGAGCCATGCGGGCTCCTTGGTGGGAGCGCGACGTCGACACGATGGAGGCACGCAGATGA
- a CDS encoding NmrA family NAD(P)-binding protein: protein MTRVLVTGVRGKTGAPLAGLLLARGVEVLGGSSSHPGTVTLDGVRPTSFSWDDPAGWDPALDGVDAVYVVRPDRADSPELIGALLGRAAPGTRVVLLSEQDADYEGPAGWAPRCEHAVRESGHDWTVLRPSWFMQVLTDPRFYRDQILEAGHLPFPSGGRSLAWIDARDIAAVAAQALLEEGHAGRVHEITGPEALSLPRTAELLSAALGRPVTHQESSVADQLEGLEGFERDLTALTFARVRAGSFSAVTDTVHRVTGRPARSLAAFLDDAHLRP, encoded by the coding sequence GTGACCCGGGTGCTCGTCACCGGCGTGCGCGGCAAGACCGGCGCACCGTTGGCCGGGCTGCTCCTCGCGCGAGGGGTCGAGGTGCTCGGCGGCAGCAGCAGCCACCCGGGCACGGTCACCCTCGACGGGGTCCGCCCGACGTCGTTCTCGTGGGACGACCCGGCCGGCTGGGACCCCGCCTTGGACGGCGTCGACGCGGTGTACGTCGTACGCCCCGACCGCGCGGACTCCCCCGAACTCATCGGCGCACTGCTGGGCCGGGCCGCCCCCGGCACGCGGGTCGTGCTGCTGTCCGAGCAGGACGCCGACTACGAGGGACCGGCCGGGTGGGCGCCCCGCTGCGAGCACGCGGTGCGCGAGAGCGGCCATGACTGGACGGTGCTGCGGCCGAGCTGGTTCATGCAGGTGCTCACCGACCCCCGCTTCTACCGCGACCAGATCCTCGAGGCCGGCCACCTGCCGTTCCCGAGCGGTGGACGGTCTCTGGCCTGGATCGACGCCCGAGACATCGCGGCGGTCGCCGCGCAGGCGCTGCTCGAGGAGGGGCACGCCGGGCGGGTGCACGAGATCACCGGCCCCGAGGCCCTGTCGCTGCCACGCACCGCGGAGCTCCTCTCCGCGGCTCTGGGCCGCCCCGTGACCCACCAGGAGTCGAGCGTGGCCGACCAGCTGGAGGGGCTGGAGGGGTTCGAGCGGGACCTCACGGCCCTGACGTTCGCGCGCGTGCGGGCCGGCAGCTTCTCGGCGGTGACCGACACCGTCCACCGGGTGACCGGGCGACCGGCGCGCTCGCTGGCGGCGTTCCTGGACGACGCCCACCTGCGCCCCTGA
- a CDS encoding MFS transporter: MKRALSLAVRRETRLVVAGTSLIAGTYGLVRLAYGLFLPDIRVSLEMSSAMAGYVASGASVAYAAGAVFGLAAATQARRLVVGALLTASVGAVGMALSPSLAIFTPWAVVSSMGAGLASPGLVAVVQRNVPPEREARAQARVNAGTGPGLVAAGVLALVLLPDWRLGFVVSAVLTAAAGIAVLVLDRPAVDAETTAGPAVRRTWDWVAGLWLPALAALLLGAASVVVWTYGRNQVIDEGASGSAATVAWIALGLGGTLTVVTARRMSALRPEPAWLLTNAAVAGSVAALGLGSGHLAVAVFACAVFGWAFVAASSVLIAWTSHLEPDEVAPGTALLFITLMLGQAVGSAAAGPVVDRHGLTTVFLLAAAVAVGSALCGRRREA, translated from the coding sequence GTGAAACGGGCGTTATCGTTAGCAGTACGGCGGGAGACCCGACTGGTCGTCGCCGGTACCTCGCTGATCGCCGGCACCTACGGGCTCGTGCGCCTGGCCTACGGGCTGTTCCTGCCCGACATCCGCGTCTCGCTCGAGATGAGCTCCGCGATGGCGGGGTACGTCGCGTCGGGCGCGTCGGTCGCGTACGCCGCCGGGGCGGTCTTCGGCCTGGCCGCGGCGACGCAGGCGCGGCGGCTGGTGGTGGGGGCGCTGCTGACCGCGTCCGTCGGTGCGGTCGGCATGGCGCTGTCGCCGAGCCTGGCGATCTTCACCCCGTGGGCGGTCGTGAGCTCGATGGGCGCCGGCCTGGCGTCCCCGGGCCTGGTCGCCGTCGTGCAGCGCAACGTGCCGCCCGAGCGCGAGGCCCGCGCCCAGGCCCGGGTCAACGCCGGCACCGGCCCGGGGCTGGTCGCGGCCGGCGTGCTCGCCCTGGTCCTGCTGCCCGACTGGCGCCTGGGCTTCGTCGTCAGCGCCGTACTGACGGCGGCGGCCGGCATCGCGGTCCTGGTCCTCGACCGGCCCGCCGTGGACGCGGAGACCACGGCCGGCCCTGCCGTCCGGCGTACCTGGGACTGGGTCGCCGGCCTGTGGCTGCCGGCGCTCGCGGCGCTGCTGCTCGGTGCCGCCTCGGTCGTCGTCTGGACCTACGGGCGGAACCAGGTGATCGACGAGGGCGCCTCCGGCTCGGCCGCCACCGTCGCGTGGATCGCGCTCGGCCTCGGCGGGACCCTCACCGTCGTGACCGCGCGCCGCATGAGCGCGCTCCGGCCCGAGCCCGCCTGGCTGCTGACGAACGCCGCAGTCGCGGGGTCCGTCGCCGCGCTCGGGCTGGGGTCCGGACACCTGGCGGTGGCCGTGTTCGCCTGCGCCGTCTTCGGCTGGGCGTTCGTGGCCGCGAGCTCCGTGCTCATCGCGTGGACCAGTCACCTCGAGCCCGACGAGGTCGCCCCCGGCACCGCCCTGCTCTTCATCACGCTGATGCTCGGCCAGGCCGTCGGGTCAGCGGCCGCCGGCCCCGTGGTCGACCGTCACGGCCTGACGACGGTCTTCCTGCTCGCGGCCGCCGTCGCGGTCGGGTCCGCCCTGTGCGGGCGGCGACGGGAGGCGTGA
- a CDS encoding TetR/AcrR family transcriptional regulator, with translation MPIRDSTRLRLLDAADELLFTRGVSATPVDRVLERAGVSPATLYRAYGSKEGLVAAALDRRHQEWLAAWDEAIARATDDRARLLAVFDVLEDFRTGPERARWCAFLGTAAEYADPPPVLAAALRQESASMRQRLTELASPVAGARAPALAEALTLVVSGQLAMRLRDGRARPAGARAVAETLVDHPEALA, from the coding sequence GTGCCCATCCGCGACAGCACCCGTCTCCGACTTCTCGACGCGGCCGACGAGCTGCTCTTCACGCGCGGGGTCAGCGCCACCCCGGTCGACCGGGTCCTGGAGCGGGCCGGGGTGTCCCCCGCGACCCTCTACCGGGCCTACGGCAGCAAGGAGGGCCTGGTCGCCGCCGCGCTCGACCGACGCCACCAGGAGTGGCTCGCGGCGTGGGACGAGGCGATCGCCCGCGCCACCGACGATCGCGCCCGGCTGCTGGCCGTGTTCGACGTGCTGGAGGACTTCCGCACGGGCCCCGAACGCGCCCGTTGGTGCGCGTTCCTGGGGACGGCCGCCGAGTACGCCGACCCGCCGCCCGTCCTCGCCGCGGCCCTGCGACAGGAGTCCGCGTCGATGCGGCAGCGCCTGACCGAGCTCGCCTCCCCCGTGGCCGGCGCGCGTGCCCCGGCACTCGCCGAGGCCCTCACCCTGGTCGTCTCCGGTCAGCTCGCCATGCGGCTGCGCGACGGGCGGGCGAGGCCGGCCGGCGCCCGTGCCGTCGCCGAGACCCTGGTCGACCATCCGGAGGCGCTGGCCTGA
- a CDS encoding MFS transporter: MRRAVAPLLVVTVALVLADSAVVTLALPDILVELDATVGQVAWVLISFNLVLGLGAVPAAIGLARARPQLVSAVGIAAFAGSSAWCAVADSIEVLIVARCVQALGGALALVGCLELLVAEWGERRGVGAWVTAGVVGTAAGPVAGGLLTQAISWEAIFVAQVPFAALAVPAALAVPGAPALPPDRHRPAIRPNVTLALLSAALTAALFLLVLLLVQGWGRSPATAALTVSVVPVAALAARPLARLFRPPPELEVAVGCLLVAGGLAGLALPPSAHLAWTVAPQALVGLGLGLTVDRLTSQAMEMRLPRAHHAAWTIGARHVGVVVGLAILTPVFTADLREAEVPAQEAITALVLDAPLTPDSKIAIARALGDELADQRGQIPDLHRAFAAAELEPEERAAADALERDLDSQLERAATYAFRDSFLIGAALALAALLVMVVPGRRRAS; encoded by the coding sequence GTGCGTCGTGCGGTGGCCCCTCTCCTCGTGGTGACGGTGGCGCTGGTGCTGGCGGACTCGGCCGTGGTGACGCTGGCGCTGCCGGACATCCTGGTCGAGCTCGACGCCACGGTGGGGCAGGTCGCGTGGGTGCTGATCTCGTTCAACCTGGTGCTGGGGCTGGGCGCCGTACCGGCTGCGATCGGGCTCGCGCGGGCCCGCCCGCAGCTGGTGAGCGCCGTGGGCATCGCGGCGTTCGCCGGGTCCTCGGCCTGGTGCGCGGTGGCCGACTCGATCGAGGTGCTGATCGTGGCGCGCTGCGTCCAGGCGCTGGGAGGGGCACTGGCCCTCGTCGGCTGCCTCGAGCTCCTGGTCGCCGAGTGGGGTGAGCGGCGGGGGGTGGGCGCCTGGGTCACGGCGGGCGTCGTCGGTACGGCGGCCGGCCCGGTCGCCGGCGGCCTGCTGACGCAGGCGATCTCGTGGGAGGCCATCTTCGTGGCCCAGGTGCCGTTCGCGGCGCTGGCGGTGCCCGCGGCGCTCGCCGTGCCGGGCGCCCCGGCCCTCCCACCGGACCGGCACCGACCCGCGATCCGGCCCAACGTCACGCTCGCCCTGCTCTCGGCCGCGCTGACGGCGGCGCTGTTCCTGCTGGTGCTCCTGCTGGTCCAGGGCTGGGGGCGGAGCCCGGCCACCGCGGCACTGACCGTGTCGGTCGTCCCGGTCGCCGCGCTGGCCGCGAGGCCGCTCGCCCGCCTCTTCCGGCCGCCGCCGGAGCTGGAGGTCGCGGTGGGCTGCCTGCTGGTCGCGGGCGGCCTGGCGGGGCTGGCGCTGCCGCCGTCGGCCCACCTGGCCTGGACCGTGGCGCCGCAGGCCCTGGTGGGGCTGGGACTCGGGCTGACCGTCGACCGCCTGACCTCCCAGGCCATGGAGATGCGCCTGCCCCGGGCCCACCACGCGGCGTGGACCATCGGTGCCCGTCACGTCGGCGTGGTCGTGGGGCTGGCGATCCTGACGCCGGTGTTCACCGCCGACCTGCGCGAGGCCGAGGTGCCCGCGCAGGAGGCGATCACGGCGCTGGTGCTCGACGCCCCGTTGACGCCGGACAGCAAGATCGCCATCGCGCGGGCGCTGGGCGACGAGCTCGCCGACCAGCGTGGCCAGATCCCCGACCTGCACCGGGCGTTCGCCGCGGCGGAGCTGGAGCCCGAGGAGCGCGCCGCGGCGGACGCGCTCGAGCGGGACCTGGACTCCCAGCTCGAGCGCGCCGCCACGTACGCGTTCCGCGACTCGTTCCTGATCGGTGCCGCTCTCGCGCTCGCTGCCCTGCTCGTCATGGTGGTGCCGGGCCGACGGAGGGCGTCGTGA
- a CDS encoding HNH endonuclease, producing the protein MIESPAEQVRGWVAHLATLSRDLPDDQRIDLIGALEDLKCAAAGAQAVATVDLDASQRQAQEERGLPAARVGEGIASQIGLARRESPHKAARLLGLAKILHAEMPHTLDRLRAGELSEWRATILVRETACLGLDDRQEVDRRLCCPEGPALTMSDASLERAARKLAADLDNAAVAARARKAEADRHVGVRPAPDTMVWLRALLPVKQGVAVFAALKAAADAAQSTGDPRSRGQVMADTLYERVTGAGAADPVQVHLDLVMTDRTFFHSGGKDGPAAEESAQVPGYGPVPAGWAHDLLADSLSAEAAWVRRLYTHPDTGDLVAMDSRARRAPAGLEHFIRRRDHDVCRTPWCGAPIRHVDHATEWQSGGRTCASNLQGLCERCNHAKQAPGWHARPSPADEEDRHLITITTPTGHTYRSRAPAPLGHVDIRHVKKAVVYELVV; encoded by the coding sequence ATGATCGAGAGTCCGGCAGAGCAGGTCAGGGGGTGGGTCGCCCACCTCGCGACCCTGTCCCGGGACCTGCCCGACGACCAGCGGATCGACCTCATCGGCGCCCTGGAAGACCTCAAGTGCGCGGCCGCCGGCGCTCAGGCCGTCGCGACCGTCGACCTCGACGCCTCGCAGCGCCAGGCGCAGGAGGAGCGCGGTCTCCCCGCCGCCAGGGTCGGTGAGGGCATCGCCTCCCAAATCGGGCTGGCTCGTCGCGAGTCGCCGCACAAGGCCGCGCGCCTCCTCGGGCTGGCGAAGATCCTCCATGCCGAGATGCCGCACACGCTGGACCGTCTGCGCGCCGGCGAGCTCTCCGAGTGGCGCGCCACGATCCTGGTCCGCGAGACCGCCTGCCTGGGCCTGGACGACCGCCAGGAGGTCGACCGTCGCCTGTGCTGCCCCGAGGGTCCGGCCCTGACGATGTCCGACGCCTCCCTGGAGCGCGCCGCCCGCAAGCTCGCCGCCGACCTCGACAACGCCGCGGTCGCCGCTCGCGCCCGCAAGGCCGAGGCCGACCGCCACGTCGGCGTACGTCCGGCGCCCGACACCATGGTCTGGCTGCGCGCGTTACTCCCCGTCAAGCAGGGCGTCGCCGTCTTCGCCGCCCTCAAGGCCGCCGCGGACGCCGCCCAGTCAACCGGTGATCCGCGCTCGCGCGGTCAGGTCATGGCCGACACCCTCTACGAGCGCGTCACCGGCGCCGGCGCCGCCGACCCGGTCCAGGTCCACCTCGACCTCGTCATGACCGACCGGACCTTCTTCCACTCCGGCGGCAAGGACGGTCCCGCCGCCGAGGAGTCGGCCCAGGTCCCCGGCTACGGCCCGGTCCCCGCCGGCTGGGCCCACGACCTCCTGGCGGATTCGCTGTCGGCCGAGGCCGCGTGGGTACGCCGCCTCTACACCCACCCCGACACCGGCGACCTCGTGGCGATGGACTCCCGCGCCCGCCGAGCCCCGGCCGGACTGGAGCACTTCATCCGCCGTCGTGACCACGACGTGTGCCGTACCCCCTGGTGCGGCGCCCCCATCCGCCACGTCGACCACGCCACCGAGTGGCAGTCCGGCGGCCGGACGTGCGCGAGCAACTTGCAGGGTCTCTGCGAACGCTGCAACCACGCCAAGCAGGCCCCCGGCTGGCACGCTCGACCATCCCCAGCCGACGAGGAAGACCGCCACCTCATCACCATCACCACCCCGACCGGCCATACCTACCGCTCCCGCGCGCCCGCCCCGCTCGGCCACGTCGACATCCGGCACGTGAAGAAGGCCGTCGTCTACGAGCTGGTCGTCTAG